A section of the Castanea sativa cultivar Marrone di Chiusa Pesio chromosome 12, ASM4071231v1 genome encodes:
- the LOC142619350 gene encoding G-type lectin S-receptor-like serine/threonine-protein kinase RKS1 isoform X2 — translation MMNPTKGNASLLLLSLLLVCPICTSLDTITPDQPLKDGQLLLSNQKTFALGFFSPGSTSHRYVGIWYNQISEKTVVWVANRDAPLNYTSGVLSISSKGNLVLHTQNQTTPIWSTNVSFSISSTNNSMAKLLDIGNLVLVQQDSQLTWQSFDYPTNTMLPFMKLGLDRRTGLNRFLTSWKSKDDPGIGSYSYQMVTTGYPQAYLYMGRTIIWRAGSWTGLRWSGIPKMTANYFNVSFVNNQDETTVMYGTFSNLSNPKVFSKMVVDESGIMQRFLWQETRWVEYWSAPQELCDKYLNCGPNSYCDPYNVVTFECKCFPGFEPNSSYDCIREKQGVSMCNNGEGFVKLEQMKLPDTSIAHADMSLSMNECKQKCLRNCSCMAYASANESEGGIGCLTWQGNLVDTRTYPNQGQDLYIRVDAVVLETRHSTYSDSADSTLPYFEDSTSRRDLDGTRRNSNLPLFDLRTIIAATDNFSIANKLGQGGFGPVYKGLLRNGMVIAVKRLSKCSGQGIEQFKTEVALIAKLQHRNLVRILGYCIHKKEKMLIYEYLSNKSLDSFIFDETKRTCLDWGKRFEIICGIARGILYLHQDSRLRIIHRDLKASNVLLDNALNPKISDFGMARIVGGDQIEANTNRVVGTYGYMSPEYAMQGLFSIKSDVYSFGVLLLEIITGKKNSTYHHDGPSSNLIGHVWDLWREDNSMKMVDPLLDEAYPADEVSRCIQIGLLCVQEHAIDRPTMSTVVFMLGNDTHLPSPKQPAFILKGTYTISNRSASSASNSVNEITLSTIDGR, via the exons atgatgaatCCTACTAAAGGGAATGCATCATTGCTTCTTCTCTCCCTTCTTCTTGTTTGCCCAATCTGCACTTCCCTTGACACCATAACACCAGACCAACCCCTCAAGGATGGTCAACTTCTACTCTCAAACCAGAAAACCTTTGCACTTGGGTTTTTCAGCCCTGGCAGTACCAGTCACCGCTACGTTGGAATTTGGTATAACCAAATCTCCGAAAAAACCGTTGTGTGGGTTGCAAACAGAGACGCTCCTCTCAATTATACCTCCGGAGTCCTTTCCATCAGCAGTAAGGGAAACCTTGTACTTCACACCCAAAACCAAACCACTCCTATTTGGTCCAccaatgtttctttttctatctCATCCACAAATAATTCTATGGCTAAGCTTTTAGATATAGGAAATCTTGTTTTGGTTCAACAAGACAGCCAACTTACATGGCAAAGCTTTGATTATCCCACCAATACTATGCTTCCGTTTATGAAACTTGGGCTGGACCGGCGGACCGGGTTGAACCGGTTCCTTACATCTTGGAAGTCCAAGGATGACCCGGGAATTGGCAGCTACTCTTATCAAATGGTTACAACTGGGTACCCTCAAGCATACTTATATATGGGTCGGACTATAATATGGCGTGCTGGATCTTGGACTGGCCTAAGATGGAGCGGTATACCCAAAATGACAGCAAATTACTTCAATGTTAGCTTTGTGAATAATCAAGATGAAACCACCGTTATGTACGGtacattttcaaatttatctaACCCCAAagttttttctaaaatggtgGTGGATGAATCAGGAATTATGCAACGTTTCTTATGGCAAGAGACTAGATGGGTCGAATATTGGTCCGCCCCACAAGAGTTATGCGATAAGTATTTGAATTGTGGTCCAAATAGTTATTGTGACCCATACAATGTGGTCACTTTTGAGTGCAAGTGCTTTCCTGGATTTGAACCCAACTCATCTTATGATTGCATAAGGGAAAAGCAAGGAGTGTCCATGTGCAACAACGGAGAAGGTTTCGTGAAGTTGGAACAAATGAAGTTACCAGATACTTCAATAGCACATGCGGACATGAGTTTGAGTATGAACGAGTGTAAACAAAAGTGTTTAAGGAATTGTTCTTGTATGGCTTATGCAAGTGCAAATGAGAGTGAGGGAGGGATTGGTTGCTTGACATGGCAAGGGAACTTGGTGGACACAAGAACATATCCTAATCAAGGACAAGATTTATATATACGTGTGGATGCAGTTGTATTAG AGACGAGGCATAGCACATATTCAGATAGTGCTGACTCCACTTTACCATACTTCGAAGACTCTACAAGTAGAAGGGACCTCGATGGAACTagaagaaattcaaatttgcCATTATTTGATCTAAGAACCATTATTGCAGCTACAGATAACTTCTCTATTGCTAACAAGCTTGGCCAAGGTGGTTTTGGTCCAGTTTATAAG GGTTTGCTACGAAATGGAATGGTAATAGCAGTAAAAAGACTATCAAAATGCTCTGGACAAGGAATAGAACAATTCAAAACAGAAGTTGCACTAATTGCTAAACTCCAACATAGAAATCTTGTGAGAATTTTAGGTTATTGCATTcacaaaaaagagaagatgtTGATCTATGAGTACTTGTCAAATAAAAGCTTGGACTCATTCATTTTTG ATGAAACAAAAAGGACATGTTTAGATTGGGGAAAGCGATTTGAGATTATTTGTGGGATTGCTCGAGGGATCTTATATCTTCATCAAGACTCAAGATTAAGAATTATCCATAGAGATTTAAAGGCTAGCAATGTTCTACTTGACAATGCATTGAatccaaaaatttcagattttggtATGGCTAGAATTGTTGGAGGGGACCAAATTGAGGCTAATACAAATCGCGTTGTTGGAACATA TGGTTATATGTCACCTGAGTATGCAATGCAAGGACTATTTTCAATAAAGTCTGACGTATATAGCTTTGGGGTATTGCTGCTAGAGATCATTACTGGCAAAAAGAACAGTACTTATCATCATGATGGTCCTTCCTCAAATTTGATTGGACAT GTTTGGGACCTATGGAGAGAAGACAATTCCATGAAAATGGTTGACCCATTACTAGATGAGGCATATCCTGCTGATGAAGTTTCAAGATGCATTCAGATTGGGCTTTTGTGTGTGCAAGAACATGCAATAGACCGGCCAACCATGTCAACTGTTGTTTTCATGTTGGGTAATGACACACATCTTCCTTCTCCAAAACAACCTGCATTTATTTTGAAGGGTACTTACACTATTTCAAATAGATCAGCTAGTTCAGCATCTAATTCAGTAAATGAAATAACACTTTCTACAATTGACGGTCGTTAA
- the LOC142619350 gene encoding G-type lectin S-receptor-like serine/threonine-protein kinase RKS1 isoform X1, which produces MMNPTKGNASLLLLSLLLVCPICTSLDTITPDQPLKDGQLLLSNQKTFALGFFSPGSTSHRYVGIWYNQISEKTVVWVANRDAPLNYTSGVLSISSKGNLVLHTQNQTTPIWSTNVSFSISSTNNSMAKLLDIGNLVLVQQDSQLTWQSFDYPTNTMLPFMKLGLDRRTGLNRFLTSWKSKDDPGIGSYSYQMVTTGYPQAYLYMGRTIIWRAGSWTGLRWSGIPKMTANYFNVSFVNNQDETTVMYGTFSNLSNPKVFSKMVVDESGIMQRFLWQETRWVEYWSAPQELCDKYLNCGPNSYCDPYNVVTFECKCFPGFEPNSSYDCIREKQGVSMCNNGEGFVKLEQMKLPDTSIAHADMSLSMNECKQKCLRNCSCMAYASANESEGGIGCLTWQGNLVDTRTYPNQGQDLYIRVDAVVLAQYAKKNGLTQKKRMLAILGVFAAVMFLLVVSVVFCFVMKKKKETRHSTYSDSADSTLPYFEDSTSRRDLDGTRRNSNLPLFDLRTIIAATDNFSIANKLGQGGFGPVYKGLLRNGMVIAVKRLSKCSGQGIEQFKTEVALIAKLQHRNLVRILGYCIHKKEKMLIYEYLSNKSLDSFIFDETKRTCLDWGKRFEIICGIARGILYLHQDSRLRIIHRDLKASNVLLDNALNPKISDFGMARIVGGDQIEANTNRVVGTYGYMSPEYAMQGLFSIKSDVYSFGVLLLEIITGKKNSTYHHDGPSSNLIGHVWDLWREDNSMKMVDPLLDEAYPADEVSRCIQIGLLCVQEHAIDRPTMSTVVFMLGNDTHLPSPKQPAFILKGTYTISNRSASSASNSVNEITLSTIDGR; this is translated from the exons atgatgaatCCTACTAAAGGGAATGCATCATTGCTTCTTCTCTCCCTTCTTCTTGTTTGCCCAATCTGCACTTCCCTTGACACCATAACACCAGACCAACCCCTCAAGGATGGTCAACTTCTACTCTCAAACCAGAAAACCTTTGCACTTGGGTTTTTCAGCCCTGGCAGTACCAGTCACCGCTACGTTGGAATTTGGTATAACCAAATCTCCGAAAAAACCGTTGTGTGGGTTGCAAACAGAGACGCTCCTCTCAATTATACCTCCGGAGTCCTTTCCATCAGCAGTAAGGGAAACCTTGTACTTCACACCCAAAACCAAACCACTCCTATTTGGTCCAccaatgtttctttttctatctCATCCACAAATAATTCTATGGCTAAGCTTTTAGATATAGGAAATCTTGTTTTGGTTCAACAAGACAGCCAACTTACATGGCAAAGCTTTGATTATCCCACCAATACTATGCTTCCGTTTATGAAACTTGGGCTGGACCGGCGGACCGGGTTGAACCGGTTCCTTACATCTTGGAAGTCCAAGGATGACCCGGGAATTGGCAGCTACTCTTATCAAATGGTTACAACTGGGTACCCTCAAGCATACTTATATATGGGTCGGACTATAATATGGCGTGCTGGATCTTGGACTGGCCTAAGATGGAGCGGTATACCCAAAATGACAGCAAATTACTTCAATGTTAGCTTTGTGAATAATCAAGATGAAACCACCGTTATGTACGGtacattttcaaatttatctaACCCCAAagttttttctaaaatggtgGTGGATGAATCAGGAATTATGCAACGTTTCTTATGGCAAGAGACTAGATGGGTCGAATATTGGTCCGCCCCACAAGAGTTATGCGATAAGTATTTGAATTGTGGTCCAAATAGTTATTGTGACCCATACAATGTGGTCACTTTTGAGTGCAAGTGCTTTCCTGGATTTGAACCCAACTCATCTTATGATTGCATAAGGGAAAAGCAAGGAGTGTCCATGTGCAACAACGGAGAAGGTTTCGTGAAGTTGGAACAAATGAAGTTACCAGATACTTCAATAGCACATGCGGACATGAGTTTGAGTATGAACGAGTGTAAACAAAAGTGTTTAAGGAATTGTTCTTGTATGGCTTATGCAAGTGCAAATGAGAGTGAGGGAGGGATTGGTTGCTTGACATGGCAAGGGAACTTGGTGGACACAAGAACATATCCTAATCAAGGACAAGATTTATATATACGTGTGGATGCAGTTGTATTAG cTCAATATGCTAAGAAAAATGGTCTTACTCAAAAAAAGAGGATGCTGGCAATTCTGGGAGTTTTTGCTGCTGTAATGTTTCTTCTTGTAGTCTcagttgtgttttgttttgtaatgaagaagaagaaag AGACGAGGCATAGCACATATTCAGATAGTGCTGACTCCACTTTACCATACTTCGAAGACTCTACAAGTAGAAGGGACCTCGATGGAACTagaagaaattcaaatttgcCATTATTTGATCTAAGAACCATTATTGCAGCTACAGATAACTTCTCTATTGCTAACAAGCTTGGCCAAGGTGGTTTTGGTCCAGTTTATAAG GGTTTGCTACGAAATGGAATGGTAATAGCAGTAAAAAGACTATCAAAATGCTCTGGACAAGGAATAGAACAATTCAAAACAGAAGTTGCACTAATTGCTAAACTCCAACATAGAAATCTTGTGAGAATTTTAGGTTATTGCATTcacaaaaaagagaagatgtTGATCTATGAGTACTTGTCAAATAAAAGCTTGGACTCATTCATTTTTG ATGAAACAAAAAGGACATGTTTAGATTGGGGAAAGCGATTTGAGATTATTTGTGGGATTGCTCGAGGGATCTTATATCTTCATCAAGACTCAAGATTAAGAATTATCCATAGAGATTTAAAGGCTAGCAATGTTCTACTTGACAATGCATTGAatccaaaaatttcagattttggtATGGCTAGAATTGTTGGAGGGGACCAAATTGAGGCTAATACAAATCGCGTTGTTGGAACATA TGGTTATATGTCACCTGAGTATGCAATGCAAGGACTATTTTCAATAAAGTCTGACGTATATAGCTTTGGGGTATTGCTGCTAGAGATCATTACTGGCAAAAAGAACAGTACTTATCATCATGATGGTCCTTCCTCAAATTTGATTGGACAT GTTTGGGACCTATGGAGAGAAGACAATTCCATGAAAATGGTTGACCCATTACTAGATGAGGCATATCCTGCTGATGAAGTTTCAAGATGCATTCAGATTGGGCTTTTGTGTGTGCAAGAACATGCAATAGACCGGCCAACCATGTCAACTGTTGTTTTCATGTTGGGTAATGACACACATCTTCCTTCTCCAAAACAACCTGCATTTATTTTGAAGGGTACTTACACTATTTCAAATAGATCAGCTAGTTCAGCATCTAATTCAGTAAATGAAATAACACTTTCTACAATTGACGGTCGTTAA